GCCTGCATGCCGCGCTCTTCGCCGACGAGCGCAACCTGGCTGCGTTCTCGGCGCTCGCCGGATCGGCCAGCGTGCACGACGCCATCACGGCCGCCGACCCGGGTGCCGCCGACCTGCTCCAGCGCCTGGCCGTGGAGGAGTCCTCGGCTCAGATCGACGACGTGCTGACACAGCTCGTGCGGCGGGCCGCCCATCGGGCGCTGACCGAGCTGGAAGCGGAGGCCAGGGCCGACCCGGAGCAGGCTCTCGGGCTGGCCGCCACCATGACCTGGCTCAAGGTGACGCTCGAGGATCTCCCCGATACGGAGGCCGCCGACCGGTTGGTAGCGTGGCTGGTGCAATGGGGTGAGGCCCGGTGACGCTCCCGCTTCCTGAGGAAGTTCCGGCGGATGATTTCGCCCGCATCCTCGAGGCCGGCCGGCAGCGGGGAAGCCTCACCAGCGACGACCTGATGCTCGTTCTCGGGCCCGTCGAGCTGACCCCGGAGATCATCGACGCCGTGGTGGCGGCGGTCCAGGCCGAGGGGATCGTCTACGACAACACCGACGACGTCGTCATCGAGCCGGACCCGGCGGCCGACCCGGACCTGGCGGCCGAGATCCTGGCCCTCGAAGCCGACCCGGTGGGAGACATCGATGCGGACCCGGTAGCGGCGCCGGCCGAGCCCGAGGCGGCGACGTTCGCTCCGCCGAGCAGCGCGGGCCGCACCGCCCAGCCGTTGCGGAACCGGGGTGCGGGAGCGGGGGCGTCGGACTATGTCGACACCGATTCCGGTCCGGCGGGGATGGGCGAGGACCCCGTTCGCATGTACCTCAAGGAGATCGGCAAGGTGCCGCTGCTCACCGGCGCACAGGAGGTCGTGCTGGCGCAGCGGATCGAGCGGGGGCTGGACGCGGCAGCCGCGCTGCGGGCCCTCGAGGACGAGCTCGGCGACCCCGACCTGGTGCCCAGCGACCTGCGCCGCCCCCTGGCCCGCACCGAGGGCGACGGCCGGGTGGCCACGCAGCAGCTGATCAACGCCAACCTGCGGCTGGTGGTGTCGATCGCCAAGCGGTACCGGAACCGCGGGATGCTCTTCCTCGACCTCATCCAGGAGGGCAACCTCGGCCTGATGCGGGCCGTCGACAAGTTCGACTAC
Above is a window of Acidimicrobiales bacterium DNA encoding:
- the rpoD gene encoding RNA polymerase sigma factor RpoD, encoding MTLPLPEEVPADDFARILEAGRQRGSLTSDDLMLVLGPVELTPEIIDAVVAAVQAEGIVYDNTDDVVIEPDPAADPDLAAEILALEADPVGDIDADPVAAPAEPEAATFAPPSSAGRTAQPLRNRGAGAGASDYVDTDSGPAGMGEDPVRMYLKEIGKVPLLTGAQEVVLAQRIERGLDAAAALRALEDELGDPDLVPSDLRRPLARTEGDGRVATQQLINANLRLVVSIAKRYRNRGMLFLDLIQEGNLGLMRAVDKFDYTKGFKFSTYATWWIRQAITRAIADQARTIRIPVHMVETINKVARIQRQLVQENGREPTLEELSARTEMTPARVREVLRISQDTVSLEQPMGDEDFSLGDVIEDQSAIVPADAAARALLNEAVKRALAELSEREQLVVRLRFGLDDGQVRTLEEVGKEFGVTRERIRQIESKVLAKLRHPIRSQRLRDYLDDE